TGTATTGGGAAAACGGAAACCTAAAAGAAAAAGGCACTTACCTCAACGGTGAACCTGACGGTGAAATTAAATCATTCTATCAAAATGGAAAAATCAGTTCTGAAATTCATTATGTGAATGGGGTACCTGATGGACGATATGTGACCTATTATGAAAATGGAAACATTTCATCAGAAGGAGATTATCAGGAAGGCAAACAAGTATTTCAGTGGAAAACATTTCATGAAAACGGACAGTTAAGCTCTCAAGGATCATACCTAGGCGGCAGCAAAGATGGCTTGTGGGAAGAATGGTATTTGAACGGCACACCAAAATCAAAAGGAAATTTTCAAAACGGTGAAAAAGTTGGCACTTGGGATGAATACTCTGAAACAGGTAAAAAAACAAAGGTGAAATACTAGTTTTTCACGCGGGTAAATACATTTCATCATGCATTTTAATTCAGCTTTTATTTTCATTTATTCTGAAAAATATTTCATGCGTGATTGAACAATTTTCTAGACAACTTTTTTTACCTAAGATACCTTTGAAATAATGGCAATGGATTTGAGAAAACTGATGATAGTAGGTAACGCCGAATGGTGTGGGCTACCTCATCTCAAAATCCCTGCTATCAGGGCGCGCATTGATTCAGGAGCAAAAACATCTGCCATTCACGCAGTAAATATTCAGGAATTTTATAAAGGCAGGCAACAGTGGGTTCGCTTTGAAGTGCATCCATTGCGGGTTCATACTGATGTTTCTGTGATTTGTGAAGCGCCGGTTTATGATCATCGCATGGTAAAAAGTTCAACCGGAGTTGCACTACCACGTTATGTAATTGAAACCACAATTGAAATGGGTGATGAACGCTGGACTATTCAAGTTACCTTGGCTAATCGCCGAAGCATGGGATTTCAGATGTTACTTGGCAGACAGGCAATGACTCATCGCATTTTAATTAATCCTTCTGAAGATTTCAGACTGACTAGATATTCAAGAAAACAAATCAAAGATTTCTACAATATCAAATCGTGGAAAACAAAAAAAGATAAGACCAGCAAAAAAGATTCTGAAGACTAACTGTTTCATTTCAGAATAGAGGTTTATTTCTTTTTCATATTGAAGTGGTCTTCAACAAATTTCCCTTCAAACATCCCTGATACAGTAGCCTGCAGAGAATCAACACCAATACGACGATATACTATTTTTGTGGGAAAATCATGCTCAGGATTTTCAAAAACAAATACTGAATCATTCATGGATGTCATGGTGAATGAAATTGGTAAACCTTGATTCTGATTTCTGACTGCAGGTATGTATTTCAATTTGCCAAACTGCTCTTCAATTTTAATTATTTCCAAGGTATCAATCAAATTTAAGTCTGATGATTCACCTGCAAGATAAGTTGCTGTCACGTATCCATTCATAGTGTGGTCATTTACTTTCTCCCAACGCTCAGTCATGATACCATTTTCATTGGCATTTTCCCAGGTTCCAATCAACCAATTCAGGGTGTCAATAAGTGGTGTTTTTTCTGCAACTATGTTGGTGTCAGATTTGTTTTCATTGACTTTCTCACCCGCGCAAGAAATGAATATGAATAACAGGCAAATCAAATAGAAAATCTTCTTCATTATCCTTCAGATTTTAGTTTTTTTATTTCTTTCCACATGTTTTTTTGATTTGGAAAAACAATGCCCATCTCCACGTATTTTTCATATTGATCTTTAATATGTTCTTTCACGGTGCGGTTATCTGAATCAAACAAGTCACCAAGTTTCATGCTAAAAGTGCTGATACATAAATTAAATTCACTTAAGCTCCATAATACAAATCCTTTGGAGATATAGAGATTTAAATAATCATCATTAGCTAATCGTACTTTGGCAAGCAAATCAAAATATGAAAGCGTACTTCTGCCAATTGAATCAATCTGAGCTTGCAAGGTATACACTGTCAGTAATTCAATAAGCCAGGAGGCATCGTTTGTATTGTTGAAAAATTTGATTTTATAGTGTAATAAATTAAATGCTTTATCAGGTTGCCCATTCGTCCATTTCCATTCAACATCGTTTCGTGTAATGCCTGATGCAAGCAGTTCAATTCTGAGCAAGGCTGAGTCTTTATATTCTTGTGTCAATGCTGAACCTAGAAAAGCTTCCCATGTATCAATGGTATTGTCTTTAATTGCAAGGGAATATAAATTTTTATCACTTGCCAAATTTTGTTCTTTGATTAGTTGTTCTTGAATGAAGATTATGGAATTTTCAGCATCGGGAATGAGAGAAGATTCTGGAAAATAAGCAATGAATTTTTTGTAATCATCAATTGTTTTACAGTGATTAAGCAAAGATTTTTCAGCAAGCGGAATAAATTCATCATCCGGAAACATTTTTACTAATATTTCATATTCCTGATACGATTCACACGATTCAAACTGTGCCTTGCGCTCCATTCTGAGCCTGTGCTGCTGAATACGCAGAGCTTCATCAACAGTAATACGATCGAAAACAAACGAGAAATAAATATCCAGAGAATAATCCGTGTTATATTCATTGTATTTATAAATAGATGTACTCGGATTTTTTTCAAGCCAGTTTTTTAATTCATTCTCGCCCACGTATTCTCTGAAAGCATCTTTCAACAAATCAATTTGCAACTGCTGATTCATAAATAAATTTACCCGCATGATGCAGTAATAATCTCCCATATCAAGATTCAAAAAAACGGAAGCGCCAATTTGTGTTGCATGCGCATTCACCTTAGCATCTTCTTTATGTAAAAGCACTGAAAGGAATTTTATCTCATAGGTAGTTTCATCTTTTTTTGAAATTATCACCGGCAATTCTTCATAAACATAC
This genomic stretch from Crocinitomicaceae bacterium harbors:
- a CDS encoding ATP-dependent zinc protease, yielding MDLRKLMIVGNAEWCGLPHLKIPAIRARIDSGAKTSAIHAVNIQEFYKGRQQWVRFEVHPLRVHTDVSVICEAPVYDHRMVKSSTGVALPRYVIETTIEMGDERWTIQVTLANRRSMGFQMLLGRQAMTHRILINPSEDFRLTRYSRKQIKDFYNIKSWKTKKDKTSKKDSED